A genomic region of Lytechinus pictus isolate F3 Inbred chromosome 2, Lp3.0, whole genome shotgun sequence contains the following coding sequences:
- the LOC135153319 gene encoding C-type mannose receptor 2-like, whose translation MPVTWMTYVGLLLMFSAFAAAGHTNQNPSKRLCPSGFHHWNSSCYYIDSSSLKTRDDAQIMCSNLESQLVDITSIEEGEFIRSLALAENTTIPYWIGLEDKNKVWHWMDGSPLTFTNWDFVENGPQNVGADCIRLKPTGSGYRWNDNRCDSDYLALCEGRETDSVCSDLDLFNSSCYYVSDSDLHRDQARVYCQRDGAHLAYIETEDENDYIFDFIMNRTAIYGFNQFYWIGLTRRLAGSAQDNLAWMSGEPLIYSNFGDLSFGSGCLQIKQTKYTTWIASRCKLVNGYICKRKELSRHRHQKREKRFTMKRGNSVPISESIIADVTTASTIGCASLCTYHQECVSFAYNHMNRRCIVSNKATGTSSGGQEFYQYTSV comes from the exons ATGCCTGTAACTTGGATGACATAT gtaGGTCTCTTGCTTATGTTTTCGGCATTTGCTGCTGCAGGCCACACCAATCAAAATCCAAGCAAGA GACTGTGCCCTTCTGGTTTCCATCACTGGAACTCATCATGTTATTACATAGATTCGTCATCTCTGAAAACACGTGATGATGCTCAGATCATGTGCTCGAATCTCGAATCCCAATTGGTCGACATCACATCAATCGAAGAAGGTGAATTCATCCGATCACTTGCGCTCGCTGAGAATACAACTATCCCTTATTGGATTGGCTTGGAAGATAAAAATAAGGTCTGGCATTGGATGGACGGatcacctttgacctttaccAATTGGGATTTCGTCGAAAATGGCCCCCAAAATGTTGGTGCAGACTGTATTCGATTGAAACCTACAGGATCAGGGTATCGCTGGAACGATAATAGATGCGATAGTGATTATTTGGCTCTGTGTGAAGGGAGAGAAACAG ATAGTGTCTGTTCCGATCTGGATTTGTTTAACTCTTCTTGTTATTATGTGAGTGATAGCGATCTTCATCGAGACCAAGCCCGGGTTTATTGCCAAAGAGATGGAGCACATCTGGCTTATATAGAGACAGAAGACGAGAATgattatatttttgattttatcATGA ACCGTACAGCAATTTACGGGTTCAACCAATTCTACTGGATCGGTTTGACGAGGCGTCTTGCCGGCAGTGCCCAAGATAATCTCGCTTGGATGAGTGGAGAGCCActgatatattctaattttggTGATCTAAGCTTCGGTAGTGGATGCCTTCAGATAAAGCAGACTAAGTACACCACATGGATTGCTTCAAGGTGCAAACTTGTCAATGGATATATATGCAAGAGGAAAG AGCTTTCGAGACATCGGCACCAAAAACGTGAAAAACGGTTCACGATGAAACGAGGAAACAGCGTACCAATTTCGGAATCTATCATCGCTGACGTCACAACAGCAAGTACCATAGGATGTGCATCTCTATGTACATATCATCAAGAGTGTGTATCATTTGCCTACAATCATATGAATAGGAGATGCATCGTATCTAATAAAGCAACTGGGACTAGTTCTGGAGGGCAAGAATTCTACCAGTACACCTCTGTTTGA